In the genome of Ctenopharyngodon idella isolate HZGC_01 chromosome 19, HZGC01, whole genome shotgun sequence, one region contains:
- the LOC127500862 gene encoding cilia- and flagella-associated protein 69-like isoform X1, with the protein MLRSDAPPASSFLQRRVVTERRSQSEAVRFADLSRVVQLLQDPLSSSLKERQIFILKKVVKRSQRGFLLRDLADICQILNLCAERVTDQPEYAKILCDLLQICGLPFLKEKSSDEMKFSAAATDCVSQMGYLMRIPLPEVRQQICASVITFYSRDKHKPSFDGVCPTHVDYRGLLVERSGLAETLVMSLALMEKQLSVKLRLLQTLQILSRTSEVNCSLMLRAQAAQKICFHMSEREPSGQVLFRSSEILWNLLENGSREEVAAQLSNTDCIASLKEAFLHQLLNGFRHYDRQLRNDLLVLLSLIASNPNAPLIESGFVKHLTLFVTFPELKSHNPLVRNLKLSFNHEDFEMKKLLLNVIVILSKDLAALQLFKESRVMLGLMLLIKPRTSEAQSGRRSWTSSQQEELQLQALAALTSLAPLMLDDYMTCQANTCLLLLLDWCLQEDSFSGRGHSFHGTGGRGGKKAQMRYCVRVLRSVVSLDSEPLRQDLCDQGAIGQLLGVLRWFTVRPEDEDAISLEIQIDSQFILSVLCEGDMHRKELFGSDGVEMLIQYLSLDAALIFSGLGHNKLLLSTVDCVWSCVVGGFGTEDAFVAGRGVDLLLQLLQRSPRHMLIALIGTLLELCENPQAIACVQCWRGEGDTSAPQLLLQIWRSEEEDTGVTRDRHGMIAVSEQLLFSDSLSLTDVKRPIVSRHQDESSSSSRDVSAAVRDVSENLRANIYCIFSKLGFEQLSGLSAEDLVTLSIIRRYLDFKVGEVLHEVSVELWNEGATPVSSDEEALKSLRQVSEDTAENVRSLQQSILGRQQQEELQEERLLYKEIGFTHKQREIAAEAWRNYVARMSNYSVLKEFKRLQEEWSTGGPDAPSEPALEGPETQDTL; encoded by the exons ATGCTGAGATCAGACGCGCCGCCCGCGAGCAGCTTCCTTCAGAGACGCGTCGTGACCGAGAGAAGGTCTCAGTCTGAG GCGGTGAGATTCGCGGATCTGTCTCGAGTCGTTCAGCTGCTGCAGGATCCGCTCTCA TCCTCGTTAAAAGAAAGACAGATTTTCATCTTGAAGAAGGTGGTAAAAAGAAGCCAGCGCGGATTT CTTTTGAGGGATCTCGCTGACATCTGTCAGATTCTGAACCTTTGTGCTGAAAGAGTGACAGATCAGCCGGAATATGCCAAAATCCTCTGTGATTTACTTCAGATATGCGG TCTTCCCTTCCTGAAGGAGAAATCCTCGGATGAGATGAAGTTCTCCGCTGCGGCCACAGACTGCGTGTCTCAGATGG GTTATCTGATGCGGATCCCGCTGCCGGAGGTCAGACAGCAGATCTGCGCTTCTGTTATAACCTTCTACAGCCGCGACAAACACAAGCCCAGTTTTGACG gtgtTTGTCCCACACATGTCGACTACAGAGGGCTGTTGGTGGAGCGCAGCGGTCTGGCCGAGACGCTCGTCATGTCGCTGGCCCTGATGGAGaagcagctgtcagtcaaactGCGTCTCCTTCAGACGCTGCAGATCCTGTCCAGGACGTCAG AGGTGAACTGTAGTTTGATGCTGAGAGCTCAGGCCGCGCAGAAGATCTGCTTCCACATGAGTGAACGCGAGCCGTCCGGACAGGTTCTGTTCCGCTCCTCAGAGATCCTGTGGAACCTCCTGGAGAACGGCTCTCGAGAAGAGGTGGCGGCTCAGCTCAGCAACACCGACTGCATCGC ATCTTTGAAAGAAGCGTTTCTCCATCAGCTTCTGAATGGTTTCCGGCATTACGATCGTCAGCTGAGAAACGACCTGCTGGTGCTGTTGTCTCTGATCGCATCTAACCCCAACGCTCCTCTGATT gaGAGCGGCTTTGTCAAGCATCTCACGCTGTTTGTCACATTCCCTGAGC TGAAGAGCCACAATCCTCTGGTGCGAAACCTCAAGCTGTCCTTCAACCACGAGGACTTTGAGATGAAGAAACTCTTGCTGAATGTGATTGTCATCCTGTCGAAAGATCTGGCCGCCCTGCAG CTGTTTAAGGAGAGCCGTGTCATGCTCGGCCTGATGCTCCTGATCAAGCCCAGAACCTCCGAGGCCCAGAGCGGCAGACGCAGTTGGACGTCCAGCCAGCAGGAGGAGCTGCAGCTGCAGGCGTTGGCCGCTCTGACCTCTCTGGCTCCTCTGATGCTGGACGACTACATGACGTGTCAGGCCAACACctgcctgctgctgctgctggactGGTGTCTGCAGGAAG ACTCCTTCAGTGGGCGGGGTCACAGTTTCCATGGCACCGGTGGGCGGGGCGGGAAGAAGGCTCAGATGAGGTACTGTGTCCGTGTGCTCAGATCCGTGGTGTCTCTGGACAGCGAGCCGCTCCGGCAGGATCTCTGCGATCAGGGGGCGATCGGGCAGCTCTTGG gcGTGCTGCGCTGGTTCACAGTGAGGCCGGAGGATGAGGATGCCATCTCTCTGGAGATTCAGATAGACTCCCAGTTCATTCTGTCTGTCCTCTGTGAGGGAGACATGCACAGGAAG GAGTTGTTCGGCAGTGACGGTGTGGAGATGCTGATTCAGTATTTGAGTTTGGACGCGGCTCTGATCTTCAGCGGTTTGGGTCATAATAAACTGCTGCTGTCCACCGTCGACTGCGTTTG GTCATGTGTTGTGGGCGGTTTCGGTACGGAGGATGCGTTTGTGGCAGGACGTGGCGTTGATCTGCTCCTTCAGCTGCTGCAG CGGAGCCCCAGACACATGCTGATCGCGCTCATCGGGACTCTGCTGGAGCTGTGTGAGAATCCACAGGCTATTGCATGCGTGCAGTGCTGGCGCGGTGAGGGAGACACCAGCGCACCGCAGCTCCTGCTGCAGATCTGGAGGAGCGAGGAGGAGGATACGGGCGTGACGCGTGACCGGCACGGGATGATCGCAG TGAGCGAGCAGTTGCTCTTttcagactctctctctctaacagATGTGAAGCGGCCGATTGTCTCTCGGCATCAGGATGAATCGTCATCATCGTCACGTGACGTCAGTGCTGCGGTCAGGGACGTGTCAGAAAACCTGCGTGCAAACATCTACTGCATCTTCTCTAAACTGG GATTCGAGCAGCTGTCGGGTTTGAGCGCTGAAGATCTCGTCACGCTCAGCATCATCCGCCGATACCTGGACTTTAAG GTGGGCGAAGTTTTACACGAGGTGTCGGTCGAGCTGTGGAACGAGGGAGCGACGCCCGTCTCGTCCGATGAAGAAGCCCTGAAGAGCCTCCGGCAGGTCAGTGAAGACACAGCCGAGAATGTGCGCTCTCTGCAGCAAAGCATTCTGGGCCGTCAGCAGCAGGAGGAGCTGCAGGAGGAGAGGCTGTTATATAAAGAG ATTGGCTTCACTCATAAGCAGAGAGAGATAGCGGCCGAGGCCTGGAGGAATTACGTGGCCAGAATGTCAAACTACAGCGTCCTCAAG gagTTCAAGCGGCTGCAGGAGGAATGGAGCACCGGCGGCCCCGACGCGCCATCAGAACCGGCCCTCGAGGGACCCGAGACTCAAGACACCCTCTGA
- the LOC127500862 gene encoding cilia- and flagella-associated protein 69-like isoform X3: MLRSDAPPASSFLQRRVVTERRSQSEAVRFADLSRVVQLLQDPLSSSLKERQIFILKKVVKRSQRGFLLRDLADICQILNLCAERVTDQPEYAKILCDLLQICGLPFLKEKSSDEMKFSAAATDCVSQMGYLMRIPLPEVRQQICASVITFYSRDKHKPSFDGVCPTHVDYRGLLVERSGLAETLVMSLALMEKQLSVKLRLLQTLQILSRTSEVNCSLMLRAQAAQKICFHMSEREPSGQVLFRSSEILWNLLENGSREEVAAQLSNTDCIASLKEAFLHQLLNGFRHYDRQLRNDLLVLLSLIASNPNAPLIESGFVKHLTLFVTFPELKSHNPLVRNLKLSFNHEDFEMKKLLLNVIVILSKDLAALQLFKESRVMLGLMLLIKPRTSEAQSGRRSWTSSQQEELQLQALAALTSLAPLMLDDYMTCQANTCLLLLLDWCLQEDSFSGRGHSFHGTGGRGGKKAQMRYCVRVLRSVVSLDSEPLRQDLCDQGAIGQLLGVLRWFTVRPEDEDAISLEIQIDSQFILSVLCEGDMHRKELFGSDGVEMLIQYLSLDAALIFSGLGHNKLLLSTVDCVWSCVVGGFGTEDAFVAGRGVDLLLQLLQRSPRHMLIALIGTLLELCENPQAIACVQCWRGEGDTSAPQLLLQIWRSEEEDTGVTRDRHGMIADSLSLTDVKRPIVSRHQDESSSSSRDVSAAVRDVSENLRANIYCIFSKLGFEQLSGLSAEDLVTLSIIRRYLDFKVGEVLHEVSVELWNEGATPVSSDEEALKSLRQVSEDTAENVRSLQQSILGRQQQEELQEERLLYKEIGFTHKQREIAAEAWRNYVARMSNYSVLKEFKRLQEEWSTGGPDAPSEPALEGPETQDTL, encoded by the exons ATGCTGAGATCAGACGCGCCGCCCGCGAGCAGCTTCCTTCAGAGACGCGTCGTGACCGAGAGAAGGTCTCAGTCTGAG GCGGTGAGATTCGCGGATCTGTCTCGAGTCGTTCAGCTGCTGCAGGATCCGCTCTCA TCCTCGTTAAAAGAAAGACAGATTTTCATCTTGAAGAAGGTGGTAAAAAGAAGCCAGCGCGGATTT CTTTTGAGGGATCTCGCTGACATCTGTCAGATTCTGAACCTTTGTGCTGAAAGAGTGACAGATCAGCCGGAATATGCCAAAATCCTCTGTGATTTACTTCAGATATGCGG TCTTCCCTTCCTGAAGGAGAAATCCTCGGATGAGATGAAGTTCTCCGCTGCGGCCACAGACTGCGTGTCTCAGATGG GTTATCTGATGCGGATCCCGCTGCCGGAGGTCAGACAGCAGATCTGCGCTTCTGTTATAACCTTCTACAGCCGCGACAAACACAAGCCCAGTTTTGACG gtgtTTGTCCCACACATGTCGACTACAGAGGGCTGTTGGTGGAGCGCAGCGGTCTGGCCGAGACGCTCGTCATGTCGCTGGCCCTGATGGAGaagcagctgtcagtcaaactGCGTCTCCTTCAGACGCTGCAGATCCTGTCCAGGACGTCAG AGGTGAACTGTAGTTTGATGCTGAGAGCTCAGGCCGCGCAGAAGATCTGCTTCCACATGAGTGAACGCGAGCCGTCCGGACAGGTTCTGTTCCGCTCCTCAGAGATCCTGTGGAACCTCCTGGAGAACGGCTCTCGAGAAGAGGTGGCGGCTCAGCTCAGCAACACCGACTGCATCGC ATCTTTGAAAGAAGCGTTTCTCCATCAGCTTCTGAATGGTTTCCGGCATTACGATCGTCAGCTGAGAAACGACCTGCTGGTGCTGTTGTCTCTGATCGCATCTAACCCCAACGCTCCTCTGATT gaGAGCGGCTTTGTCAAGCATCTCACGCTGTTTGTCACATTCCCTGAGC TGAAGAGCCACAATCCTCTGGTGCGAAACCTCAAGCTGTCCTTCAACCACGAGGACTTTGAGATGAAGAAACTCTTGCTGAATGTGATTGTCATCCTGTCGAAAGATCTGGCCGCCCTGCAG CTGTTTAAGGAGAGCCGTGTCATGCTCGGCCTGATGCTCCTGATCAAGCCCAGAACCTCCGAGGCCCAGAGCGGCAGACGCAGTTGGACGTCCAGCCAGCAGGAGGAGCTGCAGCTGCAGGCGTTGGCCGCTCTGACCTCTCTGGCTCCTCTGATGCTGGACGACTACATGACGTGTCAGGCCAACACctgcctgctgctgctgctggactGGTGTCTGCAGGAAG ACTCCTTCAGTGGGCGGGGTCACAGTTTCCATGGCACCGGTGGGCGGGGCGGGAAGAAGGCTCAGATGAGGTACTGTGTCCGTGTGCTCAGATCCGTGGTGTCTCTGGACAGCGAGCCGCTCCGGCAGGATCTCTGCGATCAGGGGGCGATCGGGCAGCTCTTGG gcGTGCTGCGCTGGTTCACAGTGAGGCCGGAGGATGAGGATGCCATCTCTCTGGAGATTCAGATAGACTCCCAGTTCATTCTGTCTGTCCTCTGTGAGGGAGACATGCACAGGAAG GAGTTGTTCGGCAGTGACGGTGTGGAGATGCTGATTCAGTATTTGAGTTTGGACGCGGCTCTGATCTTCAGCGGTTTGGGTCATAATAAACTGCTGCTGTCCACCGTCGACTGCGTTTG GTCATGTGTTGTGGGCGGTTTCGGTACGGAGGATGCGTTTGTGGCAGGACGTGGCGTTGATCTGCTCCTTCAGCTGCTGCAG CGGAGCCCCAGACACATGCTGATCGCGCTCATCGGGACTCTGCTGGAGCTGTGTGAGAATCCACAGGCTATTGCATGCGTGCAGTGCTGGCGCGGTGAGGGAGACACCAGCGCACCGCAGCTCCTGCTGCAGATCTGGAGGAGCGAGGAGGAGGATACGGGCGTGACGCGTGACCGGCACGGGATGATCGCAG actctctctctctaacagATGTGAAGCGGCCGATTGTCTCTCGGCATCAGGATGAATCGTCATCATCGTCACGTGACGTCAGTGCTGCGGTCAGGGACGTGTCAGAAAACCTGCGTGCAAACATCTACTGCATCTTCTCTAAACTGG GATTCGAGCAGCTGTCGGGTTTGAGCGCTGAAGATCTCGTCACGCTCAGCATCATCCGCCGATACCTGGACTTTAAG GTGGGCGAAGTTTTACACGAGGTGTCGGTCGAGCTGTGGAACGAGGGAGCGACGCCCGTCTCGTCCGATGAAGAAGCCCTGAAGAGCCTCCGGCAGGTCAGTGAAGACACAGCCGAGAATGTGCGCTCTCTGCAGCAAAGCATTCTGGGCCGTCAGCAGCAGGAGGAGCTGCAGGAGGAGAGGCTGTTATATAAAGAG ATTGGCTTCACTCATAAGCAGAGAGAGATAGCGGCCGAGGCCTGGAGGAATTACGTGGCCAGAATGTCAAACTACAGCGTCCTCAAG gagTTCAAGCGGCTGCAGGAGGAATGGAGCACCGGCGGCCCCGACGCGCCATCAGAACCGGCCCTCGAGGGACCCGAGACTCAAGACACCCTCTGA
- the LOC127500862 gene encoding cilia- and flagella-associated protein 69-like isoform X2, with amino-acid sequence MLRSDAPPASSFLQRRVVTERRSQSEAVRFADLSRVVQLLQDPLSSSLKERQIFILKKVVKRSQRGFLLRDLADICQILNLCAERVTDQPEYAKILCDLLQICGLPFLKEKSSDEMKFSAAATDCVSQMGYLMRIPLPEVRQQICASVITFYSRDKHKPSFDGVCPTHVDYRGLLVERSGLAETLVMSLALMEKQLSVKLRLLQTLQILSRTSEVNCSLMLRAQAAQKICFHMSEREPSGQVLFRSSEILWNLLENGSREEVAAQLSNTDCIASLKEAFLHQLLNGFRHYDRQLRNDLLVLLSLIASNPNAPLIESGFVKHLTLFVTFPELKSHNPLVRNLKLSFNHEDFEMKKLLLNVIVILSKDLAALQLFKESRVMLGLMLLIKPRTSEAQSGRRSWTSSQQEELQLQALAALTSLAPLMLDDYMTCQANTCLLLLLDWCLQEDSFSGRGHSFHGTGGRGGKKAQMRYCVRVLRSVVSLDSEPLRQDLCDQGAIGQLLVRPEDEDAISLEIQIDSQFILSVLCEGDMHRKELFGSDGVEMLIQYLSLDAALIFSGLGHNKLLLSTVDCVWSCVVGGFGTEDAFVAGRGVDLLLQLLQRSPRHMLIALIGTLLELCENPQAIACVQCWRGEGDTSAPQLLLQIWRSEEEDTGVTRDRHGMIAVSEQLLFSDSLSLTDVKRPIVSRHQDESSSSSRDVSAAVRDVSENLRANIYCIFSKLGFEQLSGLSAEDLVTLSIIRRYLDFKVGEVLHEVSVELWNEGATPVSSDEEALKSLRQVSEDTAENVRSLQQSILGRQQQEELQEERLLYKEIGFTHKQREIAAEAWRNYVARMSNYSVLKEFKRLQEEWSTGGPDAPSEPALEGPETQDTL; translated from the exons ATGCTGAGATCAGACGCGCCGCCCGCGAGCAGCTTCCTTCAGAGACGCGTCGTGACCGAGAGAAGGTCTCAGTCTGAG GCGGTGAGATTCGCGGATCTGTCTCGAGTCGTTCAGCTGCTGCAGGATCCGCTCTCA TCCTCGTTAAAAGAAAGACAGATTTTCATCTTGAAGAAGGTGGTAAAAAGAAGCCAGCGCGGATTT CTTTTGAGGGATCTCGCTGACATCTGTCAGATTCTGAACCTTTGTGCTGAAAGAGTGACAGATCAGCCGGAATATGCCAAAATCCTCTGTGATTTACTTCAGATATGCGG TCTTCCCTTCCTGAAGGAGAAATCCTCGGATGAGATGAAGTTCTCCGCTGCGGCCACAGACTGCGTGTCTCAGATGG GTTATCTGATGCGGATCCCGCTGCCGGAGGTCAGACAGCAGATCTGCGCTTCTGTTATAACCTTCTACAGCCGCGACAAACACAAGCCCAGTTTTGACG gtgtTTGTCCCACACATGTCGACTACAGAGGGCTGTTGGTGGAGCGCAGCGGTCTGGCCGAGACGCTCGTCATGTCGCTGGCCCTGATGGAGaagcagctgtcagtcaaactGCGTCTCCTTCAGACGCTGCAGATCCTGTCCAGGACGTCAG AGGTGAACTGTAGTTTGATGCTGAGAGCTCAGGCCGCGCAGAAGATCTGCTTCCACATGAGTGAACGCGAGCCGTCCGGACAGGTTCTGTTCCGCTCCTCAGAGATCCTGTGGAACCTCCTGGAGAACGGCTCTCGAGAAGAGGTGGCGGCTCAGCTCAGCAACACCGACTGCATCGC ATCTTTGAAAGAAGCGTTTCTCCATCAGCTTCTGAATGGTTTCCGGCATTACGATCGTCAGCTGAGAAACGACCTGCTGGTGCTGTTGTCTCTGATCGCATCTAACCCCAACGCTCCTCTGATT gaGAGCGGCTTTGTCAAGCATCTCACGCTGTTTGTCACATTCCCTGAGC TGAAGAGCCACAATCCTCTGGTGCGAAACCTCAAGCTGTCCTTCAACCACGAGGACTTTGAGATGAAGAAACTCTTGCTGAATGTGATTGTCATCCTGTCGAAAGATCTGGCCGCCCTGCAG CTGTTTAAGGAGAGCCGTGTCATGCTCGGCCTGATGCTCCTGATCAAGCCCAGAACCTCCGAGGCCCAGAGCGGCAGACGCAGTTGGACGTCCAGCCAGCAGGAGGAGCTGCAGCTGCAGGCGTTGGCCGCTCTGACCTCTCTGGCTCCTCTGATGCTGGACGACTACATGACGTGTCAGGCCAACACctgcctgctgctgctgctggactGGTGTCTGCAGGAAG ACTCCTTCAGTGGGCGGGGTCACAGTTTCCATGGCACCGGTGGGCGGGGCGGGAAGAAGGCTCAGATGAGGTACTGTGTCCGTGTGCTCAGATCCGTGGTGTCTCTGGACAGCGAGCCGCTCCGGCAGGATCTCTGCGATCAGGGGGCGATCGGGCAGCTCTTGG TGAGGCCGGAGGATGAGGATGCCATCTCTCTGGAGATTCAGATAGACTCCCAGTTCATTCTGTCTGTCCTCTGTGAGGGAGACATGCACAGGAAG GAGTTGTTCGGCAGTGACGGTGTGGAGATGCTGATTCAGTATTTGAGTTTGGACGCGGCTCTGATCTTCAGCGGTTTGGGTCATAATAAACTGCTGCTGTCCACCGTCGACTGCGTTTG GTCATGTGTTGTGGGCGGTTTCGGTACGGAGGATGCGTTTGTGGCAGGACGTGGCGTTGATCTGCTCCTTCAGCTGCTGCAG CGGAGCCCCAGACACATGCTGATCGCGCTCATCGGGACTCTGCTGGAGCTGTGTGAGAATCCACAGGCTATTGCATGCGTGCAGTGCTGGCGCGGTGAGGGAGACACCAGCGCACCGCAGCTCCTGCTGCAGATCTGGAGGAGCGAGGAGGAGGATACGGGCGTGACGCGTGACCGGCACGGGATGATCGCAG TGAGCGAGCAGTTGCTCTTttcagactctctctctctaacagATGTGAAGCGGCCGATTGTCTCTCGGCATCAGGATGAATCGTCATCATCGTCACGTGACGTCAGTGCTGCGGTCAGGGACGTGTCAGAAAACCTGCGTGCAAACATCTACTGCATCTTCTCTAAACTGG GATTCGAGCAGCTGTCGGGTTTGAGCGCTGAAGATCTCGTCACGCTCAGCATCATCCGCCGATACCTGGACTTTAAG GTGGGCGAAGTTTTACACGAGGTGTCGGTCGAGCTGTGGAACGAGGGAGCGACGCCCGTCTCGTCCGATGAAGAAGCCCTGAAGAGCCTCCGGCAGGTCAGTGAAGACACAGCCGAGAATGTGCGCTCTCTGCAGCAAAGCATTCTGGGCCGTCAGCAGCAGGAGGAGCTGCAGGAGGAGAGGCTGTTATATAAAGAG ATTGGCTTCACTCATAAGCAGAGAGAGATAGCGGCCGAGGCCTGGAGGAATTACGTGGCCAGAATGTCAAACTACAGCGTCCTCAAG gagTTCAAGCGGCTGCAGGAGGAATGGAGCACCGGCGGCCCCGACGCGCCATCAGAACCGGCCCTCGAGGGACCCGAGACTCAAGACACCCTCTGA
- the LOC127500862 gene encoding cilia- and flagella-associated protein 69-like isoform X4 gives MLRSDAPPASSFLQRRVVTERRSQSEAVRFADLSRVVQLLQDPLSSSLKERQIFILKKVVKRSQRGFLLRDLADICQILNLCAERVTDQPEYAKILCDLLQICGLPFLKEKSSDEMKFSAAATDCVSQMGYLMRIPLPEVRQQICASVITFYSRDKHKPSFDGVCPTHVDYRGLLVERSGLAETLVMSLALMEKQLSVKLRLLQTLQILSRTSEVNCSLMLRAQAAQKICFHMSEREPSGQVLFRSSEILWNLLENGSREEVAAQLSNTDCIASLKEAFLHQLLNGFRHYDRQLRNDLLVLLSLIASNPNAPLIESGFVKHLTLFVTFPELKSHNPLVRNLKLSFNHEDFEMKKLLLNVIVILSKDLAALQLFKESRVMLGLMLLIKPRTSEAQSGRRSWTSSQQEELQLQALAALTSLAPLMLDDYMTCQANTCLLLLLDWCLQEDSFSGRGHSFHGTGGRGGKKAQMRYCVRVLRSVVSLDSEPLRQDLCDQGAIGQLLGVLRWFTVRPEDEDAISLEIQIDSQFILSVLCEGDMHRKELFGSDGVEMLIQYLSLDAALIFSGLGHNKLLLSTVDCVWSCVVGGFGTEDAFVAGRGVDLLLQLLQRSPRHMLIALIGTLLELCENPQAIACVQCWRGEGDTSAPQLLLQIWRSEEEDTGVTRDRHGMIADVKRPIVSRHQDESSSSSRDVSAAVRDVSENLRANIYCIFSKLGFEQLSGLSAEDLVTLSIIRRYLDFKVGEVLHEVSVELWNEGATPVSSDEEALKSLRQVSEDTAENVRSLQQSILGRQQQEELQEERLLYKEIGFTHKQREIAAEAWRNYVARMSNYSVLKEFKRLQEEWSTGGPDAPSEPALEGPETQDTL, from the exons ATGCTGAGATCAGACGCGCCGCCCGCGAGCAGCTTCCTTCAGAGACGCGTCGTGACCGAGAGAAGGTCTCAGTCTGAG GCGGTGAGATTCGCGGATCTGTCTCGAGTCGTTCAGCTGCTGCAGGATCCGCTCTCA TCCTCGTTAAAAGAAAGACAGATTTTCATCTTGAAGAAGGTGGTAAAAAGAAGCCAGCGCGGATTT CTTTTGAGGGATCTCGCTGACATCTGTCAGATTCTGAACCTTTGTGCTGAAAGAGTGACAGATCAGCCGGAATATGCCAAAATCCTCTGTGATTTACTTCAGATATGCGG TCTTCCCTTCCTGAAGGAGAAATCCTCGGATGAGATGAAGTTCTCCGCTGCGGCCACAGACTGCGTGTCTCAGATGG GTTATCTGATGCGGATCCCGCTGCCGGAGGTCAGACAGCAGATCTGCGCTTCTGTTATAACCTTCTACAGCCGCGACAAACACAAGCCCAGTTTTGACG gtgtTTGTCCCACACATGTCGACTACAGAGGGCTGTTGGTGGAGCGCAGCGGTCTGGCCGAGACGCTCGTCATGTCGCTGGCCCTGATGGAGaagcagctgtcagtcaaactGCGTCTCCTTCAGACGCTGCAGATCCTGTCCAGGACGTCAG AGGTGAACTGTAGTTTGATGCTGAGAGCTCAGGCCGCGCAGAAGATCTGCTTCCACATGAGTGAACGCGAGCCGTCCGGACAGGTTCTGTTCCGCTCCTCAGAGATCCTGTGGAACCTCCTGGAGAACGGCTCTCGAGAAGAGGTGGCGGCTCAGCTCAGCAACACCGACTGCATCGC ATCTTTGAAAGAAGCGTTTCTCCATCAGCTTCTGAATGGTTTCCGGCATTACGATCGTCAGCTGAGAAACGACCTGCTGGTGCTGTTGTCTCTGATCGCATCTAACCCCAACGCTCCTCTGATT gaGAGCGGCTTTGTCAAGCATCTCACGCTGTTTGTCACATTCCCTGAGC TGAAGAGCCACAATCCTCTGGTGCGAAACCTCAAGCTGTCCTTCAACCACGAGGACTTTGAGATGAAGAAACTCTTGCTGAATGTGATTGTCATCCTGTCGAAAGATCTGGCCGCCCTGCAG CTGTTTAAGGAGAGCCGTGTCATGCTCGGCCTGATGCTCCTGATCAAGCCCAGAACCTCCGAGGCCCAGAGCGGCAGACGCAGTTGGACGTCCAGCCAGCAGGAGGAGCTGCAGCTGCAGGCGTTGGCCGCTCTGACCTCTCTGGCTCCTCTGATGCTGGACGACTACATGACGTGTCAGGCCAACACctgcctgctgctgctgctggactGGTGTCTGCAGGAAG ACTCCTTCAGTGGGCGGGGTCACAGTTTCCATGGCACCGGTGGGCGGGGCGGGAAGAAGGCTCAGATGAGGTACTGTGTCCGTGTGCTCAGATCCGTGGTGTCTCTGGACAGCGAGCCGCTCCGGCAGGATCTCTGCGATCAGGGGGCGATCGGGCAGCTCTTGG gcGTGCTGCGCTGGTTCACAGTGAGGCCGGAGGATGAGGATGCCATCTCTCTGGAGATTCAGATAGACTCCCAGTTCATTCTGTCTGTCCTCTGTGAGGGAGACATGCACAGGAAG GAGTTGTTCGGCAGTGACGGTGTGGAGATGCTGATTCAGTATTTGAGTTTGGACGCGGCTCTGATCTTCAGCGGTTTGGGTCATAATAAACTGCTGCTGTCCACCGTCGACTGCGTTTG GTCATGTGTTGTGGGCGGTTTCGGTACGGAGGATGCGTTTGTGGCAGGACGTGGCGTTGATCTGCTCCTTCAGCTGCTGCAG CGGAGCCCCAGACACATGCTGATCGCGCTCATCGGGACTCTGCTGGAGCTGTGTGAGAATCCACAGGCTATTGCATGCGTGCAGTGCTGGCGCGGTGAGGGAGACACCAGCGCACCGCAGCTCCTGCTGCAGATCTGGAGGAGCGAGGAGGAGGATACGGGCGTGACGCGTGACCGGCACGGGATGATCGCAG ATGTGAAGCGGCCGATTGTCTCTCGGCATCAGGATGAATCGTCATCATCGTCACGTGACGTCAGTGCTGCGGTCAGGGACGTGTCAGAAAACCTGCGTGCAAACATCTACTGCATCTTCTCTAAACTGG GATTCGAGCAGCTGTCGGGTTTGAGCGCTGAAGATCTCGTCACGCTCAGCATCATCCGCCGATACCTGGACTTTAAG GTGGGCGAAGTTTTACACGAGGTGTCGGTCGAGCTGTGGAACGAGGGAGCGACGCCCGTCTCGTCCGATGAAGAAGCCCTGAAGAGCCTCCGGCAGGTCAGTGAAGACACAGCCGAGAATGTGCGCTCTCTGCAGCAAAGCATTCTGGGCCGTCAGCAGCAGGAGGAGCTGCAGGAGGAGAGGCTGTTATATAAAGAG ATTGGCTTCACTCATAAGCAGAGAGAGATAGCGGCCGAGGCCTGGAGGAATTACGTGGCCAGAATGTCAAACTACAGCGTCCTCAAG gagTTCAAGCGGCTGCAGGAGGAATGGAGCACCGGCGGCCCCGACGCGCCATCAGAACCGGCCCTCGAGGGACCCGAGACTCAAGACACCCTCTGA